The genomic interval ATGAGTAAAACCTGGGCCAGGCCCAgagccaggaagccaggccccagGACAGAAAGGCTGACCCACTTCCACACATAGGAGAGGAAGAGGCCCAAGCCTCCAGCTAGCAGCACAGAGGACATTGCCAAGAAGCCCACTGCCAGCTGCCACTCTCCCTTGTCACCATTGCACCaggcgaggaggagaggcagggggaCAAAGAGTGTGAGGACCAGGGCACCGTATACGCCAAGCCTGGCCAGCGCCAGGCCAATCTGAGACACACCCCAGGCCTCTAGCTCAGGGAAGTGGTGACACTGGAGAGAGCCAGTGTCCTCGTTCCACAGGCAGAAGTTGTAGAAACCAATTCTCAGGTCGGGCATGTCAGCGAGGTTGCCAGCCTTCCAGAGGAGAGCGTAGAACAGCAGGGAGATGACCACAGCTGTCAGGATCATGATGCCCACGAAGGATAGATGGTTGCCCCACAGTGGCCTGGGGATGGCCATCTCTCCTGCCCTTTTCAGGGGACCTGAGGGAAAGTCACACCAGTGAGTGTCCAGCTCTCCCTCTCTGCTCACACCCTGCATCTTCTCAAGCTCCTGACCTCCCCCTGGCAAACTTATTCTAACCCACCCTACCAGGACAGCAAGTCCCAGGTAACCTACAGCCAGGACCCACTCACAAGACATCAGCTGCCCCTTGGATTTGAGGTCAGGAGGAAGAGTCCCTCCTAAGCAGCTGTGAAGGCCTGAAGAGTCCCCACTGAAGTGCTTTTGGGTTAAAGGATTTGCTCAGCCTAAATGCCAGAAGCCATAGGAAGCATTCTTGGGGGAATTTCTCACATCCTTATAGAGGGTGGGTATTGACAAGGTGGAGGACAAGGCTCACTGTCAGCAGGGTCCTGAAGGTGAAGGAAGGTAAGGAAGACCCGTGGAGCCATGGCTCTCACCACAGCTACAGAGATACCCACCTGGAGAGCTATAAAAGCCACACCTCAATCGAATCTAGACTTCTGGATATGAGGTGGGCACTGGTGTATCTTCAAAGCTCTGCAGCTTCCTAGGATATGAGCCTGGGCTGAGGATCGCTGCCAGACTCTCTCTGTAATGTCATCTGCCCTGCTTTGAGAACTCATTATTGGGACATACCTGATGTCACCTGGTGATGAAATCCCATCCCAGCACTCATTACTTTTAAAacatctatagtttttttttaatttcctgaaaaCAACAGTAATATATAGTAGTTCtaggaaatttagaaaatactttttaaaaagcccttttaTCCCACCATATACATAGAACCACTGTTAATATTTCACTAATATTTCCCATATGCTGATGTATTTTACAATAACCATTGTGTTGCACATGACACTCTTTTCACTGAATAGTCCATGTCGTAGATTTATCCTTTACACTAGCAATTGACaagt from Urocitellus parryii isolate mUroPar1 chromosome 3, mUroPar1.hap1, whole genome shotgun sequence carries:
- the Tmem140 gene encoding transmembrane protein 140 isoform X1, whose translation is MKMAPHSRSSTVWLRCGHNTCPLKRAGEMAIPRPLWGNHLSFVGIMILTAVVISLLFYALLWKAGNLADMPDLRIGFYNFCLWNEDTGSLQCHHFPELEAWGVSQIGLALARLGVYGALVLTLFVPLPLLLAWCNGDKGEWQLAVGFLAMSSVLLAGGLGLFLSYVWKWVSLSVLGPGFLALGLAQVLLILLLMATVMFPPRAKKDKYQLLDLSKGLSDCEG
- the Tmem140 gene encoding transmembrane protein 140 isoform X2: MSVPGGAAPSGCPLKRAGEMAIPRPLWGNHLSFVGIMILTAVVISLLFYALLWKAGNLADMPDLRIGFYNFCLWNEDTGSLQCHHFPELEAWGVSQIGLALARLGVYGALVLTLFVPLPLLLAWCNGDKGEWQLAVGFLAMSSVLLAGGLGLFLSYVWKWVSLSVLGPGFLALGLAQVLLILLLMATVMFPPRAKKDKYQLLDLSKGLSDCEG